In a genomic window of Dehalococcoidia bacterium:
- the vsr gene encoding DNA mismatch endonuclease Vsr encodes MRTVKETSAIMRRVHSKDTEPDMLFRKALWAHGFRYKLYDPALPGKPDLVLPSRKVIVFVDGDFWHGHQWRIRGLSSLDAQFTNVKDKKYWINKISRNMDRDCRNVTKLLSDGWTVVRFWESEIKSNLEKCISLTLDAINNGHTDHSNSMVTNKTFAEFFAGIGLMRMGLEKHGWSIRFANDIDPLKHEMYEDNFDKSSDIFVLGDIHAISGDAVPSVTLATASFPCNDLSLAGSRSGLRGKQSSAFWGFVKILEEMGKRRPPIVLIENVVGFLNSNHGKDLEDALTALNNLGYQVDALILDAAKFVPQSRQRLFIIGVRGCGDSIEPLNINESYQFYESNVRPKALADFVLLHPQITWRLRKLPNQPSRKISFEDIIENLDDGSKEWWSTSRVDYLLNQMSAKHRKVVEQMMNNSYYSYGTIFRRVRKGKSMAELRSDGLAGCLRTPRGGSGRQILLKAGDGKCFARLLNPRECARLMGADDYEVAVPLNQALFGFGDAVCIPVIEWLANYYLNPLVNELSRGVILKPQVEVYNGIRCN; translated from the coding sequence ATGCGTACAGTGAAAGAAACATCCGCAATCATGCGACGTGTCCATTCCAAGGATACGGAGCCCGACATGCTATTCCGCAAAGCTCTGTGGGCACACGGTTTTAGATACAAATTATACGATCCAGCATTGCCTGGTAAACCTGATCTGGTATTGCCTTCCCGGAAAGTAATTGTTTTTGTTGATGGAGATTTTTGGCATGGTCATCAATGGCGGATACGCGGACTTTCGTCGCTAGACGCGCAATTCACAAATGTAAAGGATAAAAAGTATTGGATCAATAAAATTAGTCGTAATATGGATCGTGATTGTCGAAATGTGACAAAATTGCTGTCTGATGGTTGGACGGTTGTGCGTTTCTGGGAATCCGAGATTAAGAGTAACTTGGAGAAATGTATTAGTCTGACTTTGGATGCGATCAACAACGGCCATACGGATCACTCCAATTCGATGGTCACCAATAAGACATTTGCCGAGTTTTTTGCGGGGATCGGCCTGATGCGCATGGGATTGGAAAAACATGGCTGGTCGATTCGCTTTGCGAACGACATAGATCCCCTAAAACATGAGATGTATGAAGACAATTTTGATAAGTCAAGTGATATTTTTGTACTTGGGGACATCCACGCAATTTCAGGAGACGCGGTTCCATCGGTTACCCTTGCGACTGCTTCCTTCCCATGTAATGACTTGTCGCTAGCTGGATCGAGATCTGGGCTGCGTGGCAAGCAATCTTCCGCCTTCTGGGGATTCGTGAAGATATTGGAGGAAATGGGGAAGAGGCGCCCTCCAATTGTGTTGATTGAGAATGTGGTTGGATTTCTGAATTCAAATCATGGGAAGGATCTTGAAGACGCATTAACGGCGCTAAATAACTTGGGCTATCAGGTTGATGCCCTAATACTGGATGCAGCGAAGTTTGTTCCACAGAGCAGGCAAAGACTATTCATTATTGGTGTTCGAGGATGTGGGGATAGTATTGAACCTCTTAATATAAATGAAAGCTACCAGTTCTATGAGAGCAACGTGAGGCCAAAAGCGCTTGCAGATTTCGTTTTGCTTCATCCACAAATAACATGGCGTTTACGTAAGTTGCCAAACCAACCATCAAGGAAGATCAGTTTTGAGGACATTATAGAAAATTTGGACGACGGATCGAAAGAGTGGTGGAGTACCAGTCGTGTCGATTATCTCTTGAATCAGATGAGCGCAAAACATCGAAAAGTGGTTGAGCAAATGATGAATAATTCCTATTATTCATATGGGACAATATTTAGACGTGTTAGAAAAGGCAAGTCAATGGCGGAATTGCGGTCTGATGGATTAGCAGGTTGTTTACGTACCCCGAGGGGTGGGAGTGGGCGACAAATACTACTCAAAGCCGGAGATGGCAAGTGTTTTGCTAGGTTGCTTAACCCTAGAGAATGTGCGCGTTTAATGGGGGCAGATGACTATGAGGTTGCTGTACCATTGAACCAAGCTCTGTTTGGCTTTGGTGATGCGGTCTGCATACCCGTGATAGAATGGTTAGCGAACTACTATCTGAATCCCCTTGTGAATGAGCTTAGCAGGGGAGTTATATTGAAGCCGCAGGTTGAGGTTTATAATGGAATCAGATGTAATTGA
- a CDS encoding YwbE family protein produces MSVTKRENIKVGLRVSIVMKADQRSGKPTEGIVKDILTNTSFHSHGIKVRLESGQVGRVIEIIN; encoded by the coding sequence ATGAGCGTTACAAAGCGTGAAAATATAAAAGTTGGCCTTCGGGTCTCAATAGTAATGAAGGCAGATCAACGGTCTGGAAAACCGACTGAAGGGATAGTTAAGGATATTTTGACAAATACATCATTTCATTCCCATGGCATCAAGGTCCGGCTGGAAAGCGGCCAGGTCGGCCGAGTTATTGAGATAATAAATTAG
- a CDS encoding DUF3820 family protein — protein sequence MDENIADPINPQMLVDLVSIKMPFGKYKDYILCDLPEPYLVWFHQKGFPPGKIGTLLSALYEIKLNGLGYLLKPIRKYSQ from the coding sequence ATGGATGAAAATATAGCCGATCCCATCAATCCCCAAATGTTAGTTGACCTGGTATCTATAAAAATGCCTTTTGGAAAATACAAAGACTATATCCTTTGTGATCTGCCTGAACCTTATCTGGTCTGGTTTCATCAGAAAGGTTTCCCTCCGGGAAAAATTGGTACGCTACTATCGGCTCTTTATGAAATCAAACTTAACGGATTGGGATATCTCCTGAAGCCGATCAGAAAATATTCACAGTGA
- a CDS encoding Xaa-Pro peptidase family protein translates to MKIEPITAKPSKEELDARLEKVREQMEKQKLDYYVSFSPINVYYLTNFANLVHERPFILVIGKKGPMKMVCPLLESTHVKARARCDLDYVIYYEFPAPEGQNWFDVYRPLLKDDDRVGIESAMPAGILKETRGTTVITNIIEDIRVIKSEYEIGRHVHACQVVDEGMKKVLELTRVGVPLITIYSGIVQAMMAKALFEVADINLIASKFQGAVWPPSISHDPHIIPTAFMTMEEGGPSCSIVGATVDGYGVEIERTLFLEYVPDHAKKLFDIMMKGRALAYKLAQPGTVLEEIDKQVRQVFIDAGYEKNIIHRTGHGFGITGHEDPFLALGDKRKLAPGMIVSIEPGIYFQGKGGYRHSDTVLITENGNLKLTHAPDQLEELLFKK, encoded by the coding sequence GTGAAGATTGAGCCTATCACCGCCAAACCGAGTAAAGAGGAGCTGGACGCGCGCCTTGAAAAGGTTCGCGAGCAGATGGAGAAGCAAAAACTGGACTACTATGTCTCTTTCTCCCCTATCAACGTCTATTACCTGACCAATTTCGCCAATCTTGTGCACGAGCGGCCGTTCATACTGGTGATTGGTAAAAAGGGGCCGATGAAAATGGTATGCCCGCTGCTGGAATCGACGCATGTTAAGGCCAGGGCTCGCTGCGACCTGGATTATGTCATTTACTACGAGTTCCCGGCGCCTGAGGGGCAGAACTGGTTCGACGTTTACAGGCCGCTCCTCAAAGACGACGACCGCGTCGGCATCGAGTCAGCCATGCCCGCAGGTATCCTCAAGGAAACCCGCGGAACTACAGTGATAACCAATATCATTGAGGATATCCGTGTCATCAAGAGCGAGTACGAGATCGGACGCCATGTGCACGCTTGCCAGGTGGTGGACGAGGGTATGAAAAAGGTGTTGGAGCTTACCAGGGTGGGAGTACCCCTCATCACCATCTACAGCGGGATAGTGCAGGCTATGATGGCCAAGGCACTCTTCGAGGTGGCAGACATCAACCTGATCGCCAGCAAGTTCCAGGGCGCTGTCTGGCCGCCCTCCATCTCGCACGACCCCCATATCATACCGACCGCATTTATGACCATGGAGGAGGGAGGGCCCTCCTGCTCGATCGTCGGTGCTACCGTGGACGGCTACGGCGTGGAAATAGAGCGCACGCTGTTCCTGGAGTATGTTCCGGATCACGCTAAGAAGCTGTTCGATATTATGATGAAGGGGCGCGCGCTGGCCTACAAGCTGGCACAGCCGGGCACCGTGCTGGAGGAGATAGATAAACAGGTACGTCAGGTCTTTATCGACGCCGGATACGAGAAGAACATCATACACCGCACGGGACACGGCTTCGGCATCACAGGACATGAGGATCCCTTCCTGGCGCTGGGCGATAAGCGCAAGCTGGCGCCGGGCATGATCGTCAGCATCGAGCCGGGCATCTATTTCCAGGGCAAGGGCGGCTACCGCCACTCCGATACCGTGCTGATCACCGAGAACGGCAACCTGAAATTGACCCATGCGCCCGATCAACTGGAAGAGCTACTCTTTAAGAAATAA
- a CDS encoding MFS transporter, which yields MKEPVNTQPREYKTGGGSAMYILVICTLLYVINYIDRQVFSVVLQPMKVELGLTDTQCGLAQTLFILGMALFSFPVAYLVDRWSRNKTIGIMALLWSLFTFLTGSAKSFTSLIIPRSLVGVGESGFTAGGVAMVSAAYPPEKRARMLGIFNIGIPLGAAIGVIAGGAISAAMGWRWAFYIFAIPGIILGIMAFFMKDYKTPAHSDATGTKSNFGKSIASLFRIRSLVLYFFGYGIMCFMTVSVLVWAPALMMRLMNISEATAGMIVGGWALTAIIAAPFGGWLADHWQKKTGKGRLYLPALASVLAAIVLVIMVILKFGPIGIALGFVYGFLSVIGSPALNAVSQDVVPAAHKGLSMGMAVFAAYMFGGAWGPSVVGAISDALGGDAQGLMMAMLSTTIAGLIAAVLLWLAARTYPADMAKVQQETLIAK from the coding sequence ATGAAAGAACCGGTTAACACGCAACCCCGGGAATATAAAACGGGCGGCGGCAGCGCCATGTACATTCTGGTAATCTGCACATTGCTGTACGTCATCAACTACATCGACCGGCAGGTTTTCTCCGTGGTGCTGCAGCCCATGAAGGTCGAGCTGGGCCTGACCGATACCCAGTGCGGACTGGCGCAGACCCTGTTCATACTGGGCATGGCGCTCTTCTCCTTCCCTGTGGCGTACCTGGTCGACCGCTGGAGCCGCAATAAGACGATCGGTATCATGGCCCTACTCTGGAGCCTGTTCACCTTCCTGACCGGCTCCGCTAAAAGCTTCACGTCGTTGATAATACCGCGCAGCCTGGTGGGCGTTGGCGAGTCCGGCTTCACCGCAGGCGGTGTGGCCATGGTCAGCGCAGCCTACCCCCCGGAAAAGCGCGCCCGCATGCTGGGCATCTTCAATATCGGCATCCCGCTGGGCGCCGCCATCGGGGTTATCGCGGGTGGCGCTATCTCGGCCGCCATGGGCTGGCGCTGGGCTTTCTATATCTTCGCCATACCCGGCATCATCCTGGGCATCATGGCCTTTTTCATGAAGGATTATAAAACCCCGGCTCATTCGGACGCGACGGGTACAAAGAGTAATTTCGGCAAGTCTATCGCATCGCTGTTCCGCATACGCAGCCTGGTCCTGTATTTCTTCGGCTACGGCATCATGTGCTTTATGACGGTATCCGTACTGGTCTGGGCGCCGGCTCTGATGATGCGCCTGATGAATATATCAGAAGCGACGGCCGGCATGATTGTGGGTGGATGGGCACTGACGGCCATCATCGCAGCCCCGTTCGGCGGCTGGTTGGCCGACCACTGGCAGAAGAAGACCGGCAAGGGCCGGCTCTACCTCCCCGCACTGGCCTCCGTACTGGCCGCCATAGTGCTGGTGATCATGGTGATACTCAAATTCGGCCCTATCGGCATAGCATTGGGCTTCGTCTATGGGTTCCTCTCAGTGATCGGATCGCCGGCGCTCAACGCAGTCTCGCAGGACGTAGTGCCTGCGGCCCATAAGGGCCTCTCCATGGGGATGGCCGTGTTCGCCGCCTACATGTTCGGCGGCGCCTGGGGCCCCTCCGTGGTGGGAGCCATCTCCGACGCGCTGGGAGGAGACGCCCAGGGTCTCATGATGGCCATGCTAAGCACCACCATCGCGGGCCTTATCGCAGCGGTGCTGCTCTGGCTGGCTGCGCGCACCTATCCTGCCGATATGGCCAAAGTCCAACAGGAAACCCTCATCGCTAAATAA
- a CDS encoding PAS domain S-box protein, with protein MAGRAGYPGVGKSAVKPAEKNGAAAGNAVSSSVNVQPKANKKFIRKVSITASQKKQNPDKLVQALKIRLAELKRQKEEFREREQKYRHLADYYERLNDISTSFVKSSDIKDLYKRIAEGFRRLTGSIAATFSVYHQEAHTLQAVSLSADPAFQQKIDTFFGQELFEMQMPFSRDMREQMHSQLIRRPKDLVELSMGTISRDISDIVMEAIGCDQIVALAICYGSEIQGSCVAYMPANTPVVPDDALKTFLHMAALAIKRKQTEAALKENESLYRLLANNTVDGIWLLDMDLKLTYCSPSSAKQSGFTLQEITEMSLEQYFTSESLKIVAEAFLEEMPRVQADPNYNPVLTLDLEYYKKDGTAFWAESKFSVIRDKRGKPESILGVARDITERRLAEKAHRESEEKYRYLFDNAGEAIFVAEAGNVIFLNPQTSRMIGHPSAEILERPFTEFIHPDDRQLVIDRHIRRLKGAALPGRYEFRIINKNVAIKWVELNTVVITWEGKPATLNFLDDITERKHAEEELSIQNSLLSAVVNSPEDIIIFSVDRKYCYTAFNMKHQNEMRSVWNVDIEIGMNLLECMTIPELRESAKQSIDRALTGVHFMEEQYQTDKDIFYELDWNTVRQKDGFIIGATCFVRDITERKRAEDKLAKSYQSVKKTLNDAINTIVKIVELRDPYTAGHQQRVADLATAIAGEMKLDDSRIDQIRTAALIHDIGKMYVPSDILSKPGRLSNIEFNLIKTHSLSGYDIVKGMDFPCSVANAILQHHERLDGSGYPGGIEDHEVILEAKILAVADVVEAMASHRPYRSAPGISRALEEISENKGRLYDADVVNACLELFRNNKFKF; from the coding sequence ATGGCCGGCAGGGCTGGCTATCCAGGGGTTGGGAAAAGCGCTGTTAAGCCGGCTGAGAAAAACGGCGCTGCGGCGGGGAATGCTGTATCATCATCTGTAAATGTACAGCCCAAAGCAAACAAGAAATTCATCCGCAAAGTCAGCATAACCGCTTCTCAAAAAAAGCAGAACCCGGATAAACTCGTACAAGCGTTGAAGATTCGCCTGGCCGAGCTCAAGCGGCAGAAAGAAGAGTTCCGTGAGCGAGAGCAAAAATACCGGCATCTGGCTGATTACTATGAACGGCTCAACGATATTTCCACTTCTTTTGTTAAGTCTTCCGACATAAAAGATTTGTACAAGCGTATTGCAGAGGGCTTCCGTCGCTTAACCGGTTCAATTGCTGCAACTTTCTCAGTTTATCATCAGGAAGCGCATACATTACAAGCCGTTTCTCTATCCGCCGATCCTGCTTTCCAACAGAAAATCGATACTTTCTTCGGCCAGGAGCTTTTCGAGATGCAGATGCCTTTCAGCCGGGATATGCGTGAACAAATGCACAGCCAGTTAATAAGAAGGCCAAAAGACCTGGTCGAACTTTCGATGGGAACAATATCCCGAGACATCTCTGACATCGTCATGGAGGCTATCGGTTGTGATCAGATAGTTGCACTTGCAATATGCTATGGATCAGAAATACAGGGATCATGTGTGGCATATATGCCGGCAAATACGCCGGTTGTGCCGGACGACGCGTTGAAGACTTTCCTTCATATGGCAGCACTGGCCATCAAACGCAAACAGACTGAAGCGGCGCTAAAGGAGAACGAGTCTCTCTATCGATTGCTGGCAAACAATACGGTTGATGGCATATGGCTTCTGGATATGGACCTCAAGCTTACTTACTGCAGTCCTTCATCTGCAAAACAAAGCGGCTTCACGTTGCAGGAGATAACGGAGATGTCACTGGAGCAATACTTCACTTCGGAGTCGCTCAAAATTGTGGCTGAGGCATTTTTAGAGGAGATGCCCAGGGTGCAGGCCGATCCCAATTACAATCCCGTCCTGACTCTTGATCTGGAATATTATAAAAAAGACGGCACAGCATTTTGGGCGGAAAGCAAGTTCAGCGTAATCAGGGATAAGCGCGGCAAACCGGAATCTATCTTGGGTGTGGCCAGAGATATTACTGAGCGCCGGCTGGCGGAGAAAGCGCATCGGGAGAGCGAAGAAAAATACCGCTACCTTTTTGATAACGCCGGCGAAGCTATCTTTGTTGCAGAGGCGGGCAATGTAATATTTCTAAATCCTCAGACGTCCAGAATGATCGGCCATCCCTCTGCGGAGATATTAGAAAGACCGTTTACTGAGTTCATTCATCCGGATGACAGGCAACTGGTGATCGACCGGCATATAAGGCGCTTAAAGGGGGCAGCGCTTCCAGGCCGGTATGAATTCCGCATTATCAATAAAAACGTCGCCATTAAATGGGTGGAACTGAATACGGTCGTAATAACCTGGGAGGGCAAACCGGCAACCCTGAATTTCCTGGATGACATCACCGAGCGCAAACATGCAGAGGAAGAACTGAGTATCCAGAATTCATTATTATCTGCTGTCGTAAACAGCCCAGAGGATATCATAATCTTCTCCGTCGATAGAAAATATTGTTATACGGCATTTAACATGAAACACCAAAATGAAATGCGTAGCGTCTGGAATGTTGATATTGAGATTGGCATGAACCTGTTGGAATGTATGACTATCCCTGAGTTGCGCGAGTCAGCGAAGCAAAGCATAGATCGTGCACTGACCGGGGTCCATTTTATGGAAGAACAGTATCAGACGGATAAGGATATTTTCTACGAGCTCGATTGGAATACCGTCCGTCAGAAAGATGGATTCATCATTGGCGCTACCTGTTTTGTTCGTGATATCACGGAGCGTAAGCGTGCGGAAGACAAATTGGCTAAAAGCTACCAATCCGTGAAGAAAACTTTGAATGATGCTATCAACACCATAGTTAAGATCGTGGAACTGAGAGACCCCTACACTGCAGGTCATCAGCAGAGAGTGGCCGACCTGGCGACCGCCATAGCCGGGGAAATGAAGCTGGATGATTCTCGAATCGATCAAATCAGGACTGCGGCATTAATTCATGATATAGGGAAAATGTATGTGCCGTCCGATATTCTCAGCAAACCGGGGAGGCTGTCGAATATCGAATTTAATCTGATAAAAACACACTCTCTGAGCGGCTACGATATTGTCAAAGGTATGGACTTCCCCTGTTCCGTAGCAAACGCGATTCTGCAGCACCATGAAAGGCTGGATGGCTCGGGTTATCCCGGCGGGATAGAGGATCATGAAGTAATTTTGGAAGCAAAAATACTGGCAGTTGCGGATGTGGTTGAAGCCATGGCTTCGCACCGTCCATACCGGTCGGCACCGGGCATATCCAGGGCGCTTGAAGAGATATCAGAGAACAAGGGCAGACTGTATGATGCCGATGTGGTGAATGCCTGCCTGGAGCTCTTCAGAAACAACAAATTTAAGTTCTAA
- a CDS encoding PAS domain S-box protein encodes MAGRAGKKEAGKSKTKPALKKGVGRAKREKKVEEQTHIALEKYRILFESFPLGISITDDRGNLIEANKESERLLGMSRDEHDQLKYDGPEWKIVRPDGTPMPPEEYASVRALRENRRIENVEMGIVKNGDEITWINVTAEPIPLENFGVAITYGDISSRKRLENDLEKQRREFKHIIDSAPIIIFYKDLAGRMIRVNKTFSEALNLSEGEILGKTVFDVYSAPVAQAMTDDDQEVLRTGRPKLNIEEPYESASGIRWVRTDKVPIIDDSGRTVGLVGFAQDITERKRAEEALLESEKHVKMKLDAILSPQGDIGKLELGDILDIQAIQSIMDDFHKLTNISAWILDVKGNILVSTGWRDICTQFHRANIELCENCIESDTQLSQGVAPGTFKMYKCKNNMWDLVTPITVGGKHIGNLFLGQFLFDDETVDYELFRSQARRHGFNEAEYLAALERVPRFSRETIDTSMSFYSKFAHMISTLSHSNIALARSLTEKNGLLSALQASEEQYRLLAEHTTDFVWLMDMNLTPTYQSPSAERLTGFTHEELAALPFEKRLTPESLQLAAEMFLKEMPLVAADPEYNPILTLELEIYRKDGSTLWSENKFSIIRDENGQPVSILGEARDITNRKLAEAALHVSGEKYRSLVETSGAGIASFDLKGNFIFTNATVCLWAGLTVADIIGQPLNNLIHPDDTPALVKMLSNMTDGETAGSDFEFRIIHKDGNITWLYTNPTPIILDGKSVGFNAILQDITRRKQAEEALRQSEAKYSTVLEQIEEAYYEVDLDGNLTFFNEATCHQLGYSVEELKGMNYRVYTSKEDMRHIYEIFNQVYLTGKPNTGFSVSRIRKDGSRLFTENSALPMRDEAGKIIGFRGVARDVTERKRAEEAIRESEEQYRLLAEHTTDTVWLLDMNLKTTYTSPSSEKLLGFTQQELIEMPLEKYLVPDSLNLAAEALFAELPRIEADPSYNPIVTLELEYYRKDGTTLWAENKFNLIRDANGKPVSILGETRDITERREAKKKLEQTLAALEKTLRDTVIAISKMVEMKDPFTAGHQIRVAQLASAIASKMNMPDEQIAILNTAATIHDIGKIYVPSDILSKPGKLNPLEYEIIQTHVRGSYEILMGIDFAGPIAEIVFQHHERMDGSGYPRALKGADILPEAKILIVADVVEAMSSHRPYRASMGIDKALEEISINRGKLYDEAAVDACLDLFNNDRFWFSPVESS; translated from the coding sequence ATGGCAGGCAGGGCTGGGAAAAAAGAGGCCGGCAAAAGCAAAACAAAGCCGGCATTGAAAAAGGGCGTTGGGCGGGCGAAACGTGAGAAGAAGGTTGAGGAACAAACGCATATCGCGCTGGAAAAATACCGGATCCTCTTCGAATCATTCCCCCTGGGCATCAGCATCACGGATGACCGTGGCAACCTTATAGAAGCCAACAAAGAATCCGAGCGCCTGCTGGGCATGTCACGCGATGAGCATGATCAGCTCAAATATGACGGACCGGAATGGAAGATCGTTCGTCCCGACGGCACACCCATGCCGCCCGAAGAATACGCCAGTGTCCGCGCTTTGCGCGAAAACCGCCGCATCGAAAATGTGGAAATGGGGATCGTTAAAAACGGTGATGAGATCACCTGGATCAACGTAACCGCCGAACCTATTCCTCTGGAAAACTTCGGCGTGGCGATCACTTACGGGGACATCAGCTCACGCAAGAGACTCGAGAATGATCTGGAAAAACAACGCCGTGAATTCAAGCATATTATCGATTCTGCGCCGATAATAATTTTTTATAAAGATCTGGCAGGGAGAATGATCCGCGTAAACAAAACGTTTTCCGAAGCTCTAAATTTGTCTGAAGGTGAAATACTGGGGAAAACAGTCTTTGACGTATATTCGGCGCCTGTAGCTCAGGCCATGACTGACGACGATCAGGAAGTTCTCAGGACAGGGCGTCCCAAACTGAATATCGAAGAGCCTTATGAATCCGCCAGCGGTATTAGATGGGTGCGCACGGATAAAGTGCCAATTATCGACGATAGCGGCCGCACCGTCGGACTGGTAGGATTCGCCCAGGATATCACAGAGCGCAAACGTGCAGAGGAAGCACTACTGGAGAGCGAAAAACATGTCAAGATGAAGCTTGACGCAATTCTTTCGCCTCAGGGGGATATCGGAAAACTGGAACTGGGGGACATCCTTGATATCCAGGCCATTCAGTCGATCATGGATGATTTTCATAAACTCACCAATATATCGGCCTGGATACTCGACGTAAAAGGCAATATCCTCGTCTCTACGGGCTGGCGAGATATATGCACACAATTTCACAGGGCCAACATTGAGTTATGTGAGAACTGTATCGAGAGCGATACTCAGCTCTCCCAAGGGGTAGCGCCGGGCACATTTAAAATGTACAAATGCAAAAACAATATGTGGGACCTGGTGACACCCATAACCGTGGGAGGAAAACATATCGGCAACCTGTTCCTGGGACAGTTTCTATTTGACGATGAAACTGTGGATTACGAGCTGTTCCGCTCACAGGCGCGTCGACACGGGTTTAACGAGGCTGAGTATCTCGCAGCGCTCGAGCGTGTGCCCCGATTTAGCAGAGAGACTATCGACACCTCAATGAGCTTCTACTCTAAATTTGCTCACATGATCTCAACTCTCAGCCACAGCAATATCGCCCTGGCACGCTCGTTGACTGAGAAAAATGGTCTGCTGAGCGCACTGCAGGCGAGCGAAGAGCAGTACCGCCTGCTAGCGGAACATACCACCGACTTCGTATGGCTGATGGATATGAACCTCACTCCTACATACCAGAGCCCTTCCGCAGAAAGGCTCACCGGATTCACTCACGAGGAACTGGCCGCGCTTCCTTTTGAAAAACGCCTAACGCCTGAATCACTTCAGCTGGCAGCCGAAATGTTTCTCAAAGAGATGCCCCTGGTAGCTGCTGACCCGGAATATAATCCCATCCTCACGTTGGAGCTTGAGATCTACCGCAAGGATGGTAGCACCCTGTGGTCGGAGAATAAGTTCTCCATAATCAGGGATGAAAATGGTCAGCCGGTGTCCATCCTGGGTGAGGCCAGGGATATCACCAATCGCAAGCTGGCCGAAGCGGCGCTGCACGTGAGCGGAGAAAAGTATCGCAGCCTTGTGGAAACATCCGGAGCCGGTATCGCCTCTTTTGACCTCAAAGGCAATTTCATATTTACCAATGCTACGGTCTGCCTGTGGGCCGGCCTAACTGTGGCTGATATTATCGGCCAACCGTTAAATAACCTCATACATCCGGATGATACACCGGCCCTGGTGAAAATGCTCTCAAATATGACAGATGGTGAAACGGCCGGGTCTGACTTCGAGTTCAGAATAATCCACAAAGATGGAAACATCACCTGGCTGTATACTAATCCCACACCGATTATCCTGGATGGCAAATCAGTTGGTTTTAACGCCATCCTGCAAGACATCACCAGACGCAAGCAGGCAGAGGAGGCTCTACGTCAATCGGAAGCAAAATACAGCACTGTCCTGGAGCAAATTGAAGAGGCCTATTATGAAGTGGACCTTGACGGAAACCTGACCTTCTTCAATGAAGCAACTTGTCATCAGCTGGGTTATTCCGTAGAAGAGCTAAAAGGGATGAACTATCGGGTTTACACATCCAAAGAGGATATGAGGCACATATACGAGATATTCAATCAGGTCTACCTGACGGGGAAACCGAACACTGGATTTTCTGTATCTCGAATTAGAAAGGACGGATCGCGATTATTCACCGAGAATTCAGCCCTGCCCATGCGAGACGAGGCTGGCAAGATAATCGGCTTTCGTGGAGTCGCCCGTGATGTTACAGAGCGCAAGCGTGCGGAGGAGGCAATTCGTGAGAGCGAGGAGCAATACCGTCTGCTGGCGGAACACACTACTGACACCGTTTGGCTCTTAGATATGAATTTAAAGACCACGTATACCAGCCCCTCCTCGGAAAAGCTCCTGGGCTTCACGCAACAGGAGCTTATAGAAATGCCACTGGAGAAGTACCTCGTGCCGGATTCGCTCAATCTAGCAGCTGAAGCATTGTTTGCCGAGCTACCCAGGATAGAGGCCGACCCGAGCTACAATCCCATCGTGACGCTGGAGCTTGAGTATTACCGCAAGGACGGCACAACTCTGTGGGCGGAAAACAAGTTTAATCTAATACGGGATGCGAATGGCAAACCGGTTTCCATCCTTGGTGAGACAAGAGACATCACAGAACGCAGGGAGGCCAAGAAAAAGTTGGAACAAACGCTGGCGGCGCTGGAAAAGACCTTGCGCGATACCGTAATAGCCATATCCAAGATGGTCGAGATGAAAGACCCCTTTACAGCGGGCCACCAGATACGCGTGGCCCAACTGGCAAGCGCCATAGCCAGTAAAATGAATATGCCGGACGAACAGATCGCTATCCTCAATACGGCAGCAACCATCCACGACATCGGCAAGATCTATGTGCCTTCAGATATACTCAGCAAACCCGGCAAGCTGAACCCTCTGGAATACGAGATAATCCAGACGCATGTCCGCGGCAGTTACGAGATATTGATGGGGATAGATTTCGCCGGCCCCATCGCGGAGATCGTATTTCAGCACCACGAGAGGATGGACGGCTCAGGCTATCCCCGCGCCCTGAAGGGCGCCGATATACTTCCTGAAGCTAAAATACTGATCGTTGCAGATGTGGTGGAGGCGATGTCGTCACACAGGCCATACCGAGCTTCCATGGGCATTGACAAAGCCCTTGAAGAGATAAGCATCAACAGGGGCAAGCTATACGACGAAGCTGCAGTGGACGCCTGCCTGGATCTCTTCAATAACGACCGATTCTGGTTTAGCCCGGTTGAATCTTCGTGA